A window of the Streptomyces sp. Ag109_O5-10 genome harbors these coding sequences:
- a CDS encoding ferredoxin, protein MRLVVDLNRCQGFAQCVFLAPDVFALHGEEALLFSPRFDEEHRDRVEKAVAACPVQAILVDYSDEPTKRVESHVG, encoded by the coding sequence ATGAGGCTTGTCGTCGATCTCAACCGGTGCCAGGGATTCGCGCAGTGCGTCTTTCTCGCCCCGGACGTCTTCGCCCTGCACGGCGAGGAGGCGCTGCTGTTCTCCCCTCGCTTCGACGAGGAGCACCGGGACCGGGTGGAGAAGGCCGTCGCGGCCTGTCCCGTCCAGGCCATCCTGGTCGACTACTCCGACGAGCCGACGAAGCGGGTGGAGTCCCATGTCGGCTGA
- a CDS encoding GNAT family N-acetyltransferase → MTSQPQNSDWHFTDDVDEFLALARDFLHSRPDLYTVHLSVTAQLRRRGPRTYGGDPPFLGVLTRGDGGVAATLLHTPPYALNVTRLAAAEAETLAERLLALGHPVSEICADGTTAAAFAAAWERRTGVPGKLHELQRLYRLAELTPPVPAPEGRPRVAEASDRDLLIRWYEGFVADAGLRAGGDAGQWADFRLSYGGVTLWETPDGTPVSLAGLTPEVAGQVRVAPVYTPPELRGRGYAGAVTAEVSRAALAAGAAEVLLFTDLANPTSNALYQRIGYREVADWAVYEFGA, encoded by the coding sequence ATGACTTCACAACCTCAGAACTCCGACTGGCACTTCACCGACGACGTCGACGAATTCCTCGCCCTCGCCCGTGACTTCCTCCACTCCCGCCCGGACCTGTACACCGTCCACCTCTCGGTGACCGCGCAGCTCCGGCGGCGAGGTCCGCGGACGTACGGCGGCGACCCACCGTTCCTCGGTGTCCTGACCCGCGGCGACGGCGGTGTGGCCGCGACCCTGCTCCACACGCCCCCCTACGCCCTGAACGTGACTCGCCTCGCCGCCGCCGAGGCCGAGACGCTGGCCGAGCGCCTCCTCGCCCTCGGCCACCCGGTGTCCGAAATCTGCGCCGACGGCACCACGGCGGCGGCGTTCGCGGCGGCCTGGGAACGGCGGACGGGGGTGCCGGGAAAGCTGCACGAGCTGCAACGCCTGTACCGGCTGGCCGAGTTGACGCCCCCCGTGCCGGCGCCGGAGGGGCGGCCGAGGGTGGCCGAGGCGTCCGACCGGGACCTGCTGATCCGCTGGTACGAGGGGTTCGTCGCCGACGCGGGCCTGCGGGCCGGCGGGGATGCCGGGCAGTGGGCGGACTTCCGGCTCTCGTACGGCGGCGTCACCCTCTGGGAGACCCCCGACGGCACCCCCGTCTCCTTGGCCGGCCTGACCCCGGAGGTCGCCGGCCAGGTCCGGGTCGCGCCGGTCTACACCCCGCCGGAACTGCGCGGCCGCGGGTACGCCGGGGCGGTGACCGCGGAGGTGAGCCGGGCGGCGCTGGCCGCGGGGGCCGCTGAGGTGCTGCTCTTCACGGACCTCGCGAATCCCACGAGCAACGCGCTCTACCAGCGCATCGGCTACCGGGAGGTGGCCGACTGGGCGGTGTACGAGTTCGGGGCCTGA
- a CDS encoding GNAT family N-acetyltransferase, translating to MALTDEQSAVPRPEATPHGHGLRLDRWDPEAEAQVEAWLRSRTDPDFRRWNTPLTEVSDLAGARAALAAQRKQAADGTCAPFRITDAESGATLGHVGVNMIDHTFRTARVGYWVLPEARGRRVATRALALATDWAFTALGLHRLELGHALGHDASCRIALTCGYGYEGTLRGAMFEAGRQDAFRDVHLHGRLATDPSPDLDRVPAGD from the coding sequence ATGGCCCTCACCGACGAACAGTCCGCCGTCCCCCGCCCCGAAGCCACCCCGCACGGTCACGGCCTGCGGCTCGACCGCTGGGACCCGGAGGCGGAGGCGCAGGTCGAGGCGTGGCTGCGGTCCCGTACCGACCCGGACTTCCGTCGCTGGAACACTCCGCTCACCGAGGTGAGCGACCTCGCGGGTGCTCGTGCCGCCCTGGCCGCGCAGCGGAAGCAGGCGGCGGACGGCACCTGTGCGCCGTTCCGGATCACGGACGCGGAGAGCGGCGCGACCCTTGGTCACGTCGGCGTGAACATGATCGACCACACGTTCCGGACCGCCCGGGTCGGCTACTGGGTCCTGCCCGAGGCGCGGGGCCGTCGGGTCGCCACCCGCGCGCTGGCCCTGGCGACGGACTGGGCCTTCACCGCACTGGGCCTGCACCGCCTGGAACTGGGCCACGCCCTCGGCCATGACGCGTCCTGCCGGATCGCCCTGACGTGCGGCTACGGCTACGAAGGGACGCTCCGCGGCGCCATGTTCGAGGCGGGCCGGCAGGACGCCTTCCGGGACGTGCACCTGCACGGCCGCCTGGCCACGGACCCGAGCCCGGACCTGGACCGGGTCCCGGCGGGGGACTGA
- a CDS encoding NAD(P)/FAD-dependent oxidoreductase, whose translation MTRTSRSCGVRAREQGFTGSLTMIGDEPYEPYDRPPLSKQALLGRARPEDTALPRRRDIDAEWRLGVAAEELDRDTGQVVLANGDRVAYDRLLITTGTRARPWFHPDEAALDGVFVLRTRDDSARLTRKLAGGVSRVLVIGAGFTGSEVVSACRELGLDVTVAERGPAPLVGALGGVIGSVAERMQRKHGVDLRCGISVTALEGDDVGRLKRAHLSDGSTVDVEVAVVSLGAMRNTDWLAGSGLAAGPRGIACDAGCRVFDVNGIVTDDIYAAGDVARSPHPLFDYQFLALEHWGNAVEQAEIAAHNMICASPERRPHLWLPMFWSSQFGVNIKSVGVPSLGDQLVVAQGTLAEERFVAVYGYRGRCIAAVAFDGAKWLGFYEQQIASGAPFPPDYRTVDRRTEMLQPVDPAFPDPHLPTHGATVTLTGHSPSERRVEFVPSHA comes from the coding sequence CTGACACGGACGTCGAGGTCCTGCGGCGTCAGGGCGCGCGAGCAGGGCTTCACCGGATCGCTGACGATGATCGGCGACGAGCCGTACGAGCCCTACGACCGGCCGCCGCTGTCCAAGCAGGCGCTGCTGGGGCGGGCCCGGCCGGAGGACACCGCGCTGCCGCGGCGCCGTGACATCGACGCCGAGTGGCGGCTGGGCGTCGCCGCCGAGGAGCTGGACCGGGACACCGGGCAGGTGGTCCTGGCGAACGGCGACCGAGTCGCCTACGACCGGCTGCTGATCACCACCGGGACCCGGGCGCGGCCCTGGTTCCACCCGGACGAGGCCGCGCTGGACGGGGTGTTCGTGCTGCGTACCCGGGACGACTCCGCGCGTCTGACCCGGAAGCTGGCCGGAGGCGTGTCGCGGGTGCTGGTGATCGGCGCCGGTTTCACGGGGTCCGAGGTCGTCTCCGCCTGCCGGGAGCTGGGCCTGGACGTGACGGTCGCCGAACGCGGTCCGGCACCGCTGGTGGGCGCGCTCGGCGGGGTGATCGGCTCGGTCGCGGAGCGGATGCAGCGCAAGCACGGCGTCGACCTGCGCTGCGGGATCAGTGTCACCGCCCTGGAGGGCGACGACGTGGGGCGGCTCAAGCGGGCCCATCTGTCCGACGGTTCGACGGTCGACGTGGAGGTGGCGGTCGTCTCGCTCGGTGCCATGCGGAACACGGACTGGCTCGCCGGTTCGGGACTGGCCGCGGGTCCCCGGGGGATCGCGTGCGACGCCGGGTGCCGGGTGTTCGACGTCAACGGCATCGTCACCGACGACATCTACGCCGCCGGTGACGTGGCACGCAGCCCGCACCCGCTGTTCGACTACCAGTTCCTGGCGTTGGAGCACTGGGGGAACGCGGTCGAGCAGGCCGAGATCGCCGCGCACAACATGATCTGCGCGAGCCCGGAGCGCCGTCCGCACCTGTGGCTGCCGATGTTCTGGTCCTCCCAGTTCGGCGTCAACATCAAGTCGGTGGGTGTGCCCTCGCTGGGCGACCAGCTGGTCGTCGCACAGGGGACCCTCGCCGAGGAGCGGTTCGTCGCGGTGTACGGGTACCGCGGCCGTTGCATCGCCGCGGTGGCCTTCGACGGCGCCAAGTGGCTGGGGTTCTACGAGCAGCAGATCGCGTCCGGCGCGCCCTTCCCGCCGGATTACCGCACGGTCGACCGCCGGACCGAGATGCTGCAGCCGGTCGACCCCGCCTTCCCCGATCCGCACCTGCCCACCCATGGGGCCACCGTCACGCTGACGGGGCACTCGCCGAGCGAACGGCGGGTCGAGTTCGTCCCGTCGCACGCCTGA